The Primulina huaijiensis isolate GDHJ02 chromosome 18, ASM1229523v2, whole genome shotgun sequence DNA window CATTGTGCTACTTTTGGACTTTACAATTTATACGTTAAAGCCATATTCTATGTTATCACGCTTTGTTTTCCTGATTTTGCTAAATCTTATATTTCTGTATGAAAACATTTGTATTTGTAATTGTTCATAAATTCTTGTATGAATCATCTGTTAGAGTAAATGTCCTATAAGCCAACGATTGGATAAAAAATTTATCGACTTATTTGTAattaacagtctttattttaatataatttacatttcataTATAGTTTCGTTTTgcttttatctgtatacccatgtaatcgacatagataaagactttgattatattttaatacaaatgaatcgtaattcgatattgaaattcatttataaatactatatattctaaattcgttattagtcgattcaaccgtctaaaaaaagataaaggtcgtttgagcttgagactagcatcttaATTTTGTGTACCGTATTTCATAGTAatgacatagagatgtccaatcatacagatgagtaatcatatgatgattgtacCAAACAACCCttcctcggactttccaagtggttatcattcatcgagaggaaaagtctttggttgtgattgtatattattagtccttacgacccgggacaacactgagggtctacatactaggattgtgctttgactcgttttaCCGACTTTGTGAGGGTCacaaggtggcgaggttgggtgcaattgcgacatgtgtaggagccaatgcattgtagtcgggaattcaccgctcacctatgagtgtggatatcctatttGATCTAAAGAAATagtagtgcatgaaatctctggccagagtgtaAGATGTACATTAGGGACAAGGGTTATCTAGTTGTGCATGCGagacactatgaatatttcatgaacGTATAACAAAACTATCGAATCAAATACGCAACTCTcaatgaaccaatggttgcatattcgatcggaatatatgagatgaaaggaccgtactatACATTAATCACAaccgattggttcttgcaggcactatcagtgatacatagggaatcatggggcgatattactagacgctcttaccatgattcgatgagtttaacaagaaaatgatttctgacattctcatgatcaaatgttggtgcatggaatgtagcaaattagggtaagcctgaATAAAAGAAAGAATCGCAAAGATTGTGAACTCACGCTAGCTGTATTCCTGAGccattgaggatcacacaagtactggatcatttgtttccgttgagacaataaattcaaggatttgaattatataaaattatgagatagtaaattcaaaagGTTGAATTgctgataattaaaatttggagataataaattcaaggagttgaatttataaaatttgataatttaaaatattaaactcaaaggttgagtttatgaaagatttaattaaatgtaAGGGGTATgcataatgggcttgtaggaatACAAATCCAATAtgctaattaattaaagttcttaatagattttaatatattaattaattaaactagttggactaatcaaattaattaactaagcccattaaatttaattaaggaACCCTTAACCAGAGAACTAGGTTAAGGGCTCATGTTTTAAATAGAAGACACAAACCCTAGCCTCCGCttgatgaaaatttcgaaattctctCCTTCAAAGcactccaaaatttcggccacctctaAAAAGTTTAAGGATTTCAGCCGTATTTTGGTTTTTGCTCTCaaacgaaaaaaaaatttcttctaaattttctagtgcaatttagaggAGAATCAAACGTTTTAATCGTAGACTCGATTGGAGAAAGAAGATTTCAAAAAGATCGTTCGTAGGGAATACTTCAAGAGCTATTTCCGCTAATCCCGGAATAGTTGGTGCAAAGTGATTTTAATTTATTCACTAAAGGTAAATtcataaacaccctatgaatgatTAAATTTTGTTTAACTTTAAACTATACGAGTGTTCAAATACATTGTTTGAaagtcaaataaaattttttaaaacttccgctgcgttttggacacgagaaaaccgaTTTCCCAACATTATCATCTTTAATGTTTGCTCTCAATTCATTAAGAACCTATGGTGCATTGAAAATTAGATTACTATTAGGACATAAAGATAGtatattttcattattcatAGATCCTGTGAAATAGAATCTAATCATAAAAAGTTATGTTTACCTTAGAGCTGAAAATGAATATTGTTTGCTATATTCAGAAAATAAGATTGATGTTATAGCTTCTTATATCATTATCTGATGTTACATGCTGCAGGTCATTAGTTGTCATTTATGATGGCATCTTCATTTTGCAAATAGGGTTTACTGAAAAGAATTACGTTAATGGAAGTGAAGCCATAGTTGTAGATGTAAAGAAATTGATGCAAGGATCACTTTAATTATAGTGGTGTAATTATGAGATCTGGATCACGCGAGTGAGATTTTTTCATTTAAACACCTTTGCTTTCTAGTTTTGTTTGATTTAGTTTTGAAATGACAAACATTTTATTGTACATTTCAGAAAGTTACTTGGCCAACTTATCTCTATATCCTGCATGGGAAGTTTGAGCTTCCATTTCTACCTTCAAACACGTAGGTGCGTATAATGTTTTAATTAGAAATCAATCAGCCCTTGTATAGAGTCGATATGTGATATTTATATGGTCTTAACAAATCATCATAAACTCTTAATATTGTTTTaggaaattatatataaaatggcTATTCAGCTGTAAAGAAACATTCCTCCCAACCCACATATATACTCAAACAGAAAAGGTCTACACTGGCTGTTTTATCTAAGAAACCATTAATTTCCTACTCAGCATAGAGAGGGGGAGCAGGATTTTTAACCAGCTGGGATGTTAATATATTTGTGGGTACATCAAAGGGCCAACCATCCTCCTCTCCCTTGACCGGTCTCCCATCTTCTTGAATTGAGCAAAAATGTGGAAAACATGCATTTAACCTAAATTTGACCACATTAATTAAGCGCGAAAAAGCATGCATGTTTAAGAATGAGCTGCTtacatgttattttttaaaaaaatttaaaattagggCAAACATGGAATTATTCTCCAATAACgctgatttttatgtttttaattcttgataaaAGATTAATTTGATTTAGCAACTATACAATTTATACAGTAAAAGATGGGTATCGAGAGCAGTCTGTTAGTACGTTGATTAGGAATGGAGGATGGGATACGGGTTTGATATCTGCTAGGCTTCAATCCTTATGTAGCTGGTGAAATTCTCAAAATCCCACTGAATGATACTGGGGTGCGTGACTCCTTATTCTGGAAATATGATGCCAAGGGTCGGTATACAGTAAAAGAAAGATACCCACTTCAACGTCGGTTATTCTTAACTATTTGTCGCTGCATCCTAAGGAAGAATGGTGGTCCTTTATTTGGAACCTATCTATTCCACCgaaaatatgtatattttggTGGAGTATCTCACATGATTGTATTCCGACGAACCGAAATCTATATCGGCAACATGTTCCGGTCAATGAATCTTGTAGTTTGTGCAACTTCCCGATGGATTCAACTTGCCATGCTCTGTTTTTCTGCGCTGCAATCAAACATTTGTGGAAGAACACTCTATTTGCTCCAGTCCTACGAGGTGGCTCACAAACTTGCACCTTGGAACTTTGTCTGTGGTTGAAAGAGCAATTATCTAAGTCAGACTTTGAGAACTTTGCTAGTCACACATGGGCGGTTTGGCGAGAGAAGCAAAATTTTCTCCATAGTGATAAGAAGAAACCACTAGCAGCTGATGTTTCCTGGAGCTCAACGCTTTTATCTGATTTTCGCAAATCCAGAATCAAAGAGAAAATAGCTGATTTACCTTTGAAAGGAAATCAAGAGAAGATATGGACACGGCCAAGGCACTGCTCACTCAAGCTTAATGTGGATGCGGCTGTGAACGGGGAAAGTCACAAATTTAGCATTGGTGGGGTAGTTCGAGACAATCAAGGACGTTTGCTGTTGGATTTTGGTAAACAGATAAACCAACCCTTATCAGTTGTACATGGTGAATTGCTGGCGATCCGGGAAGGAATTTTTCTTCTCTATGATAAAGGTTTTACTGATGTACAAGTTGCATCTGATTCTCTATTGAGAGTGCAAGCAGTCACTACCGAACAAGATGATCTTGGCTATATTGGACTTTGTGCATCGGATATCAGGGAGCGCTTGAAGAGAAATGCGATCTCTAAATGCATTCATGTCTGTCGATCGTCGAATAATGTTGCTTGTTTTGCTTGTTCTTCGCCTTCACCTTTTGTTTGGATGAATGGTGAATTTCTTTTTTGGTTGGTTAATCTTTTAATGGATGATTTTAATCAATAAAGTTACGAGTTTAccttcaaaagaaaaattacaaatacataattaaaatacaaatactAATAATAGAacctcttttttttcaaaatttaatgtcACATTCCATCACTACATAAGAATATCATatccaattttttaatttttactacGTAATCTGTTGTCCGTTTTTCAGTTTCAAAATAG harbors:
- the LOC140964699 gene encoding uncharacterized protein, coding for MDSTCHALFFCAAIKHLWKNTLFAPVLRGGSQTCTLELCLWLKEQLSKSDFENFASHTWAVWREKQNFLHSDKKKPLAADVSWSSTLLSDFRKSRIKEKIADLPLKGNQEKIWTRPRHCSLKLNVDAAVNGESHKFSIGGVVRDNQGRLLLDFGKQINQPLSVVHGELLAIREGIFLLYDKGFTDVQVASDSLLRVQAVTTEQDDLGYIGLCASDIRERLKRNAISKCIHVCRSSNNVACFACSSPSPFVWMNGEFLFWLVNLLMDDFNQ